In Bacteroidota bacterium, the genomic stretch TTTTCCGTTACCATAATTTGTCACCAGATACTTTTCGTGGACTGCATCCCAGGCAATGTGCTCGGGTTTATTCAGCAGGTTCTGGGATTGTAAACCTGCATGTATTCCCAAAAGGAATATTAGAAAACAATAGAGATGTTTCATGGTACTCAGGATAAAGGTTTTTTAAATTATTTCTGCAAACTTATTTCCTGGAGGTTCAAAAAGGGTTCTTCCCTATCGGACTGGACATATTTTTGTCACACCCAATTTCAATCACTTACTCTGCTTGGAGGATGATGCTTGTTTTAATATGACCTTTCTTTTTAAAATCCACATCTTCAATGATGAAAGGTTGGTATCCTTCCCGGATACATCTGATTTCCCAGATGCCGGGAGGTATTAAAGTCCTGATAAAAATTCCTTCACGGTTGGTGATTGCAGTGTCGGCTTTTGCCGGGTTTCCTTTCACAGGATCCAGGATGACTTTGGCTTGTGCTACCGGCTCTCCGGAAGCGGTCATCACTTTTCCGGTAAATATTCCTTTTTCTTTGAAATCCGGCCTGTCGGAACCATAAATCATGGTGCGGAAAGGAACAACTATCTGCCATGTATCCTGTATCTCAGGTATCTTCCAGTTTTTCATTGCTTCAATAATGGCAGGTCCGAACTGTTCGTTACCCGTGCTGTTGCTGTCAACCACCGCATTCTCCAAAATTCCGTTCTCCCAGGTCATGCTGATAAAAACGGTACCCTTAAGTGCCGGATCATCCATATGGAAGCGCATGATTACATCATGAATATCATCCCAGTGACTAC encodes the following:
- a CDS encoding carboxypeptidase regulatory-like domain-containing protein is translated as MEKKAIKALILTVIFFMAGFNVTGQNSGNDNNVEYLMKYLRSHWDDIHDVIMRFHMDDPALKGTVFISMTWENGILENAVVDSNSTGNEQFGPAIIEAMKNWKIPEIQDTWQIVVPFRTMIYGSDRPDFKEKGIFTGKVMTASGEPVAQAKVILDPVKGNPAKADTAITNREGIFIRTLIPPGIWEIRCIREGYQPFIIEDVDFKKKGHIKTSIILQAE